A portion of the Bacteroides faecium genome contains these proteins:
- a CDS encoding RagB/SusD family nutrient uptake outer membrane protein, whose amino-acid sequence MKTRNKIILLLALALTCMITSCESYLDTMPDQRTELNSVRKVKDLLMSAYSTASSIQMEEFMSDNRMDNGEKYGFPSNILMQGYYWEEMTDINQDTPRYLWNGCYSAIAAANQALQAIEELGDPEDAQPYKGEALMCRAYAHFVLAKIFCLAYGDDADTNLGVPYITAPETNVGVQYKRGTLAETYVMIDKDIEEGLPLINSEAYDIPLYHFNHNAAYAFAAQFNLFYNKFDKVIRYATEAIGEDPSSVLRNMGGYAQFPSSMEYTLAYISSDEPANLMLQQTMSWWGSNYKSAYRYGHSREICEKQTIWSKGPYGSLEVYKTVLGYGDQSIFVPKMDQFQEIANAITGSYYGRQVAFAFTTDKTLLNRAEAYVLSGQYDKAVTDLQYWYRIKAATKVPDKDELNLFYETADPTTNGKPLDPKFALETGLQTNLLKAVIHARRIETVHEGERWQDIKRFGIEIAHNIENESPIVLKAHDLRKAVQIPASVVEAGMQPNPR is encoded by the coding sequence ATGAAAACAAGAAATAAAATAATACTATTACTGGCACTCGCGTTGACGTGCATGATTACTTCATGTGAAAGTTATCTGGATACCATGCCCGACCAGCGTACGGAATTGAACTCTGTGAGAAAAGTGAAAGATTTGCTGATGTCTGCCTATTCTACAGCTTCATCCATACAAATGGAGGAATTTATGTCGGACAACCGTATGGATAATGGAGAAAAATATGGTTTTCCCTCTAATATACTGATGCAAGGTTACTATTGGGAAGAAATGACTGACATTAATCAAGATACACCAAGATATCTGTGGAATGGATGTTATAGTGCGATTGCTGCTGCTAACCAGGCATTGCAGGCGATTGAAGAACTGGGAGATCCGGAGGATGCGCAGCCTTATAAGGGGGAAGCCCTGATGTGCCGTGCCTATGCCCATTTTGTTTTAGCCAAAATATTCTGTTTGGCTTATGGAGATGATGCAGATACCAATTTGGGGGTACCTTATATCACTGCTCCCGAAACAAACGTAGGTGTGCAATATAAGCGCGGTACGTTGGCGGAGACGTATGTTATGATTGATAAAGATATTGAAGAAGGATTGCCATTGATTAATTCTGAGGCTTATGATATTCCTTTATATCATTTCAATCATAATGCAGCTTACGCTTTTGCCGCACAGTTTAATTTGTTCTATAACAAATTTGACAAGGTGATTCGTTATGCTACGGAGGCTATTGGAGAAGACCCGTCATCTGTGTTGAGAAATATGGGAGGATATGCTCAATTTCCTAGTTCTATGGAATATACGCTGGCATACATTAGCAGTGACGAACCTGCCAATCTGATGTTGCAACAAACGATGTCATGGTGGGGAAGCAATTATAAATCAGCGTATCGCTACGGGCATAGCCGTGAGATTTGTGAGAAACAGACTATCTGGTCAAAAGGTCCTTATGGAAGTTTGGAAGTATATAAAACAGTTTTAGGATATGGTGACCAGTCTATCTTTGTTCCCAAAATGGATCAGTTTCAGGAGATTGCCAATGCCATTACAGGTAGTTATTATGGACGTCAGGTCGCTTTTGCCTTTACTACAGACAAGACATTGCTGAATCGTGCCGAAGCTTATGTACTTTCTGGTCAATATGATAAGGCAGTGACCGATTTACAGTATTGGTATCGTATCAAGGCGGCTACCAAAGTACCCGATAAAGATGAACTGAATCTTTTCTATGAGACAGCGGATCCCACAACTAATGGTAAACCGCTCGATCCCAAGTTTGCTTTGGAGACAGGTCTGCAGACAAATCTGCTGAAGGCAGTCATTCATGCCCGTCGTATCGAGACAGTGCACGAGGGGGAGAGATGGCAGGATATCAAGCGTTTCGGTATTGAGATTGCTCATAATATTGAGAACGAATCTCCTATTGTGCTGAAAGCCCACGACCTTCGTAAAGCTGTTCAAATTCCGGCGTCTGTTGTAGAAGCAGGTATGCAGCCTAATCCAAGATAG
- a CDS encoding zinc-binding metallopeptidase — translation MKNWYIYLFCILIGSSFFACQEDDLKDQSIFDVSEQERSEFDRWLLENYINPYNIDFKYRMDHIESDYTHNLVPADFWLSVKLAKIVKHCWLEAYDEVGGVAFTRTCAPKVIHVIGSASWDKGTITLGTAEGGLKVTLYMGNWLDLTNIDRMNEYYFKVMHHEFAHILHQKKNYPVEYDKISAGNYTPTGWQNRKLPEVAPLGFITPYAGSKPSEDIAEVTACYLTYPKEQWNEVMDLAGEKGRGIIEQKLASVKKYMIDAWQVDIDQLRKVIARRTNEISELDLDHIY, via the coding sequence ATGAAAAACTGGTATATATATTTATTTTGTATTCTGATAGGTAGTAGTTTCTTTGCCTGTCAGGAGGATGATTTGAAAGATCAAAGTATTTTTGATGTGTCTGAGCAAGAACGGAGTGAGTTTGACCGTTGGTTGCTTGAGAATTATATCAATCCCTATAATATTGACTTTAAATATCGGATGGATCATATTGAGTCCGATTATACCCACAATCTTGTTCCCGCGGATTTCTGGTTAAGTGTCAAGTTGGCCAAAATAGTAAAGCATTGTTGGCTTGAGGCTTATGATGAAGTAGGTGGAGTTGCCTTTACTCGTACGTGTGCTCCGAAAGTGATTCATGTCATAGGTTCTGCATCATGGGATAAAGGAACGATAACTTTGGGAACTGCTGAAGGTGGGTTGAAAGTTACTTTGTATATGGGTAATTGGCTTGACTTGACGAACATAGACCGTATGAACGAGTATTATTTTAAGGTGATGCATCATGAATTTGCCCATATTCTTCATCAGAAAAAAAATTATCCGGTAGAGTATGACAAGATTAGTGCTGGTAATTATACGCCTACGGGATGGCAGAACCGAAAACTGCCGGAAGTTGCTCCTTTGGGTTTTATCACACCTTATGCCGGTAGTAAGCCAAGTGAGGATATTGCTGAGGTGACTGCCTGTTATCTGACCTATCCGAAAGAACAATGGAACGAAGTCATGGATTTGGCTGGCGAAAAAGGAAGGGGAATTATAGAGCAGAAACTAGCTTCGGTAAAGAAATATATGATAGATGCCTGGCAAGTGGATATTGATCAACTCCGCAAAGTGATTGCTCGGCGTACTAATGAGATAAGCGAACTTGATTTAGACCATATTTACTAA
- a CDS encoding DUF4302 domain-containing protein yields MKKLIYTLLVFTVVCSSCVQDVDDVYDTPVAQRVEQAVQEYQALLQSAEYGWLMEYYPSPSRSYGGYLYVMKFEGGDKVIVSTDAFGKPQETAESLYSIKKDMGPTLNFDSYNALFSYFSDPDITDEAGGSGKGYEGDYEFLLRSHTENEIILRGKKTKNMVRMTRLTSPGVDVLTKSVSISQKMFAVYYTVEIAGESQTAFMQERNFTVMLPAAEETAVEQKWPYLITDTGLKLYEPVEVLGKKVQNFVYDAATQSYNCVDEGMESLKIKPAALPEGYMHFNDFIGSWKMTDYDNNTYNIQISKKFKDDSFYMKGLNANFTVMLYYNYRLGRIEWPSQLLQTMGDGTRIWLCAWDAFDSTSLSGNTSYRLIGEPKADAGKTTIEWIKNNGTWSGKTEWNSFILWKYPTEGSSSEYKDWGQSRYRGGFTMIKD; encoded by the coding sequence ATGAAAAAACTAATTTATACTTTACTGGTGTTCACTGTAGTCTGTTCTTCATGTGTACAAGATGTGGATGATGTATATGATACGCCTGTAGCCCAACGCGTGGAACAAGCTGTTCAAGAGTATCAGGCTTTGTTACAGAGTGCTGAATATGGATGGTTGATGGAGTATTATCCTTCTCCCAGTCGGAGTTATGGTGGATATTTATATGTGATGAAATTTGAAGGAGGAGATAAAGTTATTGTTTCGACGGATGCTTTTGGAAAACCTCAGGAGACTGCAGAGAGTCTTTATTCTATTAAGAAAGACATGGGACCTACACTGAATTTTGATTCTTACAATGCTTTGTTTAGCTATTTCTCCGATCCTGATATTACGGACGAAGCAGGTGGTTCAGGTAAGGGTTATGAAGGTGATTATGAGTTCTTGCTCCGTTCGCATACGGAGAATGAAATAATCCTTCGGGGTAAGAAAACAAAAAATATGGTTAGAATGACCCGTTTGACTAGTCCTGGGGTAGATGTTTTAACCAAGTCGGTCAGTATTTCGCAAAAGATGTTTGCCGTTTATTATACTGTTGAAATTGCAGGAGAATCGCAAACTGCTTTTATGCAGGAACGTAATTTTACTGTAATGTTACCTGCTGCTGAAGAAACGGCTGTTGAGCAGAAGTGGCCATATCTCATTACTGATACGGGGCTTAAGCTATATGAGCCGGTAGAAGTGTTAGGCAAGAAAGTTCAGAATTTTGTTTATGATGCAGCTACCCAATCATATAATTGTGTCGATGAGGGAATGGAGAGTCTGAAAATAAAACCTGCTGCGTTGCCCGAAGGATATATGCATTTCAATGATTTTATCGGTTCTTGGAAAATGACAGATTATGATAATAATACATACAATATTCAAATCTCGAAGAAGTTTAAGGATGATTCTTTCTATATGAAAGGCTTGAACGCAAATTTCACTGTGATGCTGTATTATAATTATAGGTTGGGAAGAATAGAATGGCCTTCACAATTATTGCAAACGATGGGTGACGGGACTCGGATTTGGCTTTGTGCATGGGATGCTTTTGACAGTACCAGTCTTTCTGGTAATACGTCTTACAGGTTGATTGGAGAACCAAAAGCGGATGCTGGGAAAACAACTATTGAATGGATAAAGAATAATGGTACGTGGAGTGGTAAGACTGAGTGGAATTCATTTATACTATGGAAATATCCTACAGAAGGTTCAAGTTCTGAATATAAGGATTGGGGACAATCACGATATAGGGGTGGTTTTACAATGATAAAGGATTAA
- a CDS encoding BACON domain-containing protein: MNKILNILVAVVLLVLYAGCSDSDDTSSVSALKVVKSDVEYSSEGGSGTIILETTQVFEAVSNVSWCTISVSGTTLNLTVSPNLNVGARNGLIVISTGNEKCQVNITQMGDMADCNIEGEHRFSLLGGTVDFEVNTHRNYTVSSGGGDGWLTFTDDSNGKIRVKVASGPYNLAEPRTATVTVAIGNVKWTGVFQQLPLAGEYVIRYIRDNGTQEGVCRLDITNTPDTYDVRYLSGVPITNANGLPGKALYTDGKLAFPMGSQFLGYMTVTDYGQVPLYMYAYCKKGNIALSDDLQYIAPLALNAENQLELTFGDNGIWSNDGSLTVDGFYYACVKDGKIVKNWGAMTDIVLIHK; encoded by the coding sequence ATGAATAAGATTTTAAACATATTGGTAGCTGTAGTATTACTTGTCCTATATGCAGGATGTAGTGATAGTGATGATACCTCATCAGTTAGTGCCTTAAAGGTAGTCAAATCTGATGTTGAATACTCTTCCGAAGGCGGAAGTGGAACCATTATATTGGAAACGACACAGGTTTTTGAAGCAGTGTCCAATGTCTCGTGGTGTACAATATCTGTTTCAGGAACGACTCTGAATCTGACAGTTTCACCTAATTTGAATGTTGGGGCACGGAATGGGCTAATTGTAATTAGTACAGGTAATGAAAAATGCCAAGTAAATATTACTCAAATGGGTGATATGGCAGATTGTAATATAGAAGGGGAGCATAGATTTTCTTTGTTAGGAGGAACTGTTGATTTTGAGGTGAATACACATCGGAATTATACTGTTTCTTCTGGGGGCGGAGATGGTTGGCTAACTTTTACGGATGATAGTAATGGCAAAATTCGAGTGAAGGTTGCTTCGGGACCTTATAATTTGGCAGAGCCAAGAACTGCTACAGTCACTGTAGCTATCGGTAATGTAAAATGGACAGGTGTTTTTCAGCAATTACCTCTGGCTGGTGAATATGTCATCCGATATATTCGGGATAATGGAACTCAGGAGGGAGTGTGTAGGCTTGATATAACAAATACGCCTGATACATATGATGTACGCTACCTGTCGGGAGTCCCTATTACAAATGCTAATGGTTTACCTGGAAAGGCTCTTTATACGGATGGAAAGCTAGCTTTTCCAATGGGAAGCCAGTTCTTGGGATATATGACTGTTACGGATTACGGTCAAGTTCCACTGTACATGTATGCATATTGTAAAAAGGGAAATATAGCTCTTAGTGATGATTTGCAATATATCGCTCCATTAGCTCTCAATGCTGAAAATCAGTTGGAACTGACATTTGGTGATAATGGTATATGGTCGAATGATGGTAGTCTCACCGTAGATGGATTTTATTATGCCTGTGTTAAGGACGGTAAAATAGTGAAGAATTGGGGTGCTATGACAGATATAGTATTAATTCATAAATAA
- a CDS encoding ATP-binding protein — translation MIIVFMGKKELLKQLIAGFQASLPVEVCPREFSIPVDSGKIITVPGVRRCGKSSLFLLAINQLIREQIVTKEQILFLNFDDERLKMNADNLDEILQAYRELYPAISLKDVYMFFDEVQMADDWQPFVRRVYEQECRHIFLTGSNSRMLSSELATSLRGRTLQYEEFPLSFNEFCDFTGIDTNRYVPESRAKLVNAFKVYLHGGGFPEVVLAAPLYKDRILQEYFFVMLYKDLVERYEIKNPEPIRYFIKRVMSNLTKPTSINRIYNELKSQGVSIGKNTLYDVIVQTESIYLFFSLTKYEPSLVKENTGDKKYYCIDNGLRSVLLNPQSEDNGKLLENAVFLHLRRSLRIQEELHYYKGKKECDFVVTEFDKVTRLIQVSYQMSDEETRKREIDGLLEAAKVTGCRELTIITMETEAEWNEQDMLIRVLPAWKWMLE, via the coding sequence ATGATTATTGTCTTTATGGGAAAGAAAGAATTACTAAAACAACTAATTGCGGGATTTCAGGCATCATTGCCGGTAGAGGTTTGTCCTCGTGAATTCTCTATACCTGTCGATAGCGGGAAGATTATAACAGTGCCCGGTGTGAGAAGATGTGGTAAGTCTTCTCTTTTCCTGTTAGCTATAAACCAACTTATTCGTGAACAGATTGTAACGAAAGAGCAAATATTATTCCTGAATTTCGATGATGAGCGCTTGAAAATGAATGCCGATAATTTGGATGAGATTCTTCAGGCTTATCGGGAGCTTTATCCTGCAATTTCGTTGAAAGATGTATATATGTTCTTTGATGAGGTACAAATGGCAGATGATTGGCAACCCTTTGTACGGCGGGTTTATGAACAGGAATGCAGGCATATTTTTCTTACAGGAAGTAATTCACGGATGCTTTCTTCTGAGTTGGCAACCTCTTTGCGTGGGCGGACATTGCAATATGAAGAATTTCCGTTGTCATTCAATGAGTTCTGCGACTTTACCGGAATTGATACAAATCGTTATGTACCCGAGAGTCGCGCCAAACTTGTTAACGCATTTAAAGTGTATTTACACGGTGGTGGTTTCCCGGAAGTTGTACTGGCGGCTCCTTTATATAAAGATCGAATTTTGCAAGAGTATTTCTTTGTGATGCTTTACAAAGATCTTGTGGAGAGATATGAGATAAAGAATCCGGAACCGATACGCTATTTCATTAAGAGAGTGATGAGTAACCTGACTAAACCTACTTCCATCAACCGTATTTATAATGAATTGAAGTCGCAGGGAGTCAGTATCGGTAAGAACACGTTGTATGATGTAATTGTGCAGACAGAGTCTATTTATCTTTTCTTTTCCCTGACGAAATATGAACCGTCACTTGTGAAGGAGAATACGGGGGATAAAAAATATTATTGTATTGATAACGGCTTGCGTTCCGTGCTTCTAAACCCGCAGAGTGAAGATAACGGAAAACTCTTGGAAAATGCTGTTTTTCTTCATTTAAGAAGGAGTTTGAGGATTCAGGAAGAACTGCATTATTATAAGGGAAAGAAAGAATGTGATTTTGTAGTTACTGAATTTGATAAAGTGACGCGATTAATTCAAGTAAGCTATCAGATGAGTGATGAAGAGACTCGCAAGCGAGAAATAGATGGTTTGCTGGAAGCAGCCAAGGTAACAGGCTGTCGGGAACTTACTATTATTACGATGGAAACAGAAGCAGAATGGAACGAGCAAGATATGCTGATTCGTGTACTTCCTGCTTGGAAATGGATGTTGGAATGA
- a CDS encoding carboxypeptidase-like regulatory domain-containing protein has translation MKKKLTLLLACLLCGIGLVIAQTPKNITGIVISEEDNQPVVGASILIKGTTVGTTTDINGKFTISNVPSSVRT, from the coding sequence ATGAAAAAAAAACTAACGCTGTTATTAGCCTGCCTACTATGTGGAATTGGCTTGGTGATTGCTCAGACACCTAAAAATATAACAGGTATTGTTATCTCAGAAGAGGATAATCAGCCTGTTGTAGGAGCATCTATATTAATTAAAGGTACAACTGTTGGTACAACTACAGACATCAATGGAAAGTTCACAATCAGCAATGTACCAAGTTCTGTACGAACTTAA
- a CDS encoding SusC/RagA family TonB-linked outer membrane protein — translation MNISSVRTLKISFIGMKTQEVPIKSGIIKVVMQPDSEVLDEVVVTGMQKMDKRLFTGATTKISAENAKIDGLADVSRALEGRAAGVSVQNVSGTFGTAPKIRVRGATSIYGSSKPLWVVDGVIMEDVTEVGADDLSSGNAETLISSAIAGLNADDIESFQILKDGSATSIYGARAMAGVIVVTTKKGKAGTNKISYTGEFTMRMKPKYRNFNIMNSQEQMSVYRDMEAAGYLNFSDSYRAANSGIYGKMYHLVNQYDATNGTYGLANTPEARAAYLAQAEYNNTDWFDLLFSNSVSQNHAVSMSTGTEKASYYTSLSVMSDPGWAKRNKVSRYTANINALYNISRHVSLNLLGNASYRKQEAPGTLGSQSDPVSGEVKRDFDINPYSYALNTSRTLDPNEYYVRNYAPFNIFNELENNYMDLHVVDMKFQAELKWKPARKVELSALGAYKYSTTTQDHYVKDNSNQAWAFRAMDDATMQKANPWLYTDPGKVNTLPETVLPVGGFYRETKYAMNSFDFRGTVSYNDVFNEDHILNVFGGMEVNSTDRNKTWFNGVGMQYDMGMLAAYDYLFFKQGNEQNTAYYTVDETRSREVAFFGTATYSYKGKYTVNGTIRYEGSNKLGKSRSARWLPTWNVSGAWNMHEEQWFESLRPTLSNLTLKASYSLTADRGPANVSNSLAIINSYNIWRPSAGVGESGLQIYEIQNSGLTYEKKHEINIGADMGFLENRINLAFDWYKRNNYDLIGIVNTPGAGGQISKYANMASMRSHGVEFTLSTRNIVTKDFKWNTDFIFSKAKNKVTDLQTNSTVMEMITGGGFALQGYPVRSLFSMDFQGLNEEGVPTFINESGEVTTSDVNFQKRDKKSHLIYEGSTDPTITGSFGNVFAYKGFKLNVFITYSFGNVIRLDPAFHNKYSDLDATPKEFKNRWMTSGNEQYTTIPSIADRRMNTKDSQLSRAYNAYNYSTERVAKGDFIRMKEISLSYDFPKTWINRLKLSTASLKLQATNLFLIYADDKLNGQDPEFFNTGGVAVPMAKQFTLTLRLGI, via the coding sequence GTGAATATAAGTTCTGTACGAACTTTGAAAATCTCCTTTATAGGGATGAAAACCCAGGAGGTACCTATCAAAAGCGGCATAATAAAAGTCGTCATGCAGCCGGATTCCGAAGTGTTGGATGAAGTTGTGGTGACTGGTATGCAGAAAATGGACAAACGGCTATTTACGGGAGCAACTACGAAAATATCCGCAGAGAACGCGAAGATAGACGGTCTTGCTGATGTCAGTCGTGCTCTTGAAGGAAGGGCAGCGGGTGTATCGGTACAAAATGTCTCCGGGACATTCGGCACGGCTCCGAAGATACGTGTACGTGGCGCTACTTCCATTTATGGCAGCTCTAAGCCTTTATGGGTAGTAGATGGGGTTATCATGGAAGATGTGACGGAAGTTGGGGCCGACGATCTTTCTTCCGGTAATGCGGAGACACTGATCAGTTCGGCTATTGCCGGTTTGAATGCGGATGATATTGAAAGTTTCCAAATCTTGAAGGACGGTTCGGCTACTTCCATCTATGGGGCTCGTGCTATGGCAGGTGTCATTGTTGTCACTACCAAGAAGGGAAAGGCGGGAACTAATAAAATCAGTTATACCGGAGAGTTTACGATGCGTATGAAACCTAAATACAGGAACTTCAATATCATGAATTCTCAAGAACAAATGAGTGTGTACAGAGATATGGAGGCGGCCGGTTATTTGAATTTTTCCGACTCTTATCGTGCTGCCAATAGTGGCATTTACGGGAAAATGTATCATCTTGTCAATCAATATGATGCGACTAACGGCACTTATGGTCTGGCGAACACTCCGGAAGCGCGTGCGGCTTACCTTGCACAGGCGGAGTATAACAATACCGACTGGTTCGATTTGTTATTCAGCAACAGTGTATCACAGAATCATGCAGTCAGCATGTCTACCGGAACGGAGAAGGCTTCCTATTATACTTCCCTTAGTGTCATGAGTGATCCGGGGTGGGCGAAACGGAACAAAGTATCCCGATATACAGCGAATATCAATGCGCTTTATAATATTTCACGGCATGTTTCTTTGAATCTGTTGGGAAACGCGTCATATCGTAAACAGGAAGCGCCGGGAACACTGGGTTCACAGTCTGATCCGGTAAGCGGGGAAGTGAAGCGTGACTTTGATATTAATCCTTATTCTTATGCGTTGAACACTTCGCGTACGCTGGATCCCAATGAATATTATGTGCGCAATTATGCCCCCTTCAATATCTTTAATGAATTGGAGAATAATTATATGGATCTCCATGTGGTTGACATGAAGTTTCAGGCGGAACTGAAATGGAAACCTGCCCGGAAGGTGGAACTGTCTGCTTTGGGAGCTTATAAATATTCAACCACTACGCAGGATCATTACGTGAAGGATAATTCGAATCAGGCATGGGCATTCCGGGCAATGGATGATGCGACGATGCAAAAAGCGAACCCCTGGCTGTACACTGATCCGGGCAAGGTAAACACACTGCCGGAGACGGTATTGCCTGTCGGTGGTTTTTACCGCGAGACAAAATATGCCATGAACAGCTTCGACTTCCGCGGAACGGTAAGCTATAATGATGTCTTCAACGAAGACCATATCCTGAACGTTTTCGGCGGTATGGAAGTGAACAGTACGGACAGGAACAAGACCTGGTTCAACGGAGTGGGCATGCAATATGATATGGGGATGCTCGCAGCCTACGATTACCTTTTCTTCAAGCAGGGGAATGAACAGAACACCGCCTATTATACGGTAGATGAAACTCGCTCCCGTGAGGTCGCCTTTTTTGGAACAGCCACTTACTCTTATAAGGGCAAGTACACTGTGAATGGCACTATCCGTTACGAAGGTTCGAATAAACTCGGTAAGAGCCGTTCCGCACGCTGGCTGCCTACATGGAACGTTTCCGGTGCATGGAATATGCACGAAGAGCAATGGTTTGAAAGCCTTCGTCCCACATTGTCCAACCTGACGCTGAAAGCTTCCTATTCACTGACGGCTGACAGGGGGCCTGCCAATGTCAGCAACTCTCTGGCTATTATCAATAGTTATAATATCTGGCGTCCGAGTGCGGGTGTAGGGGAATCCGGCCTGCAGATTTATGAAATACAAAACAGCGGGCTTACTTACGAAAAGAAGCACGAGATCAATATAGGCGCTGATATGGGTTTCCTGGAGAACCGTATCAATCTTGCTTTCGACTGGTACAAGCGGAATAACTATGATTTGATAGGTATTGTGAACACACCGGGAGCGGGGGGACAAATCAGTAAATATGCCAATATGGCGAGCATGAGATCACATGGCGTTGAATTTACGCTTTCGACACGTAATATTGTTACTAAAGATTTCAAGTGGAATACCGACTTCATATTTTCGAAAGCAAAGAATAAGGTAACGGATCTACAGACTAACTCTACGGTGATGGAGATGATTACCGGTGGCGGCTTTGCGTTGCAGGGCTATCCGGTGCGGAGTCTTTTCTCCATGGATTTTCAAGGGCTGAATGAGGAAGGAGTGCCTACGTTTATCAACGAGTCGGGCGAGGTCACTACGAGTGATGTTAATTTCCAGAAGCGTGACAAGAAATCCCATCTGATATACGAGGGCTCTACCGATCCCACTATTACCGGAAGTTTCGGCAACGTGTTTGCGTATAAAGGATTCAAGCTGAATGTGTTCATTACGTATTCTTTCGGTAACGTAATCCGTCTCGACCCGGCTTTTCACAATAAGTATTCCGACCTGGACGCCACTCCGAAAGAATTCAAGAACCGTTGGATGACATCGGGAAATGAACAGTACACTACCATACCTTCCATTGCCGACAGGCGTATGAATACGAAGGATAGCCAGTTGAGCCGCGCTTACAATGCCTACAATTATTCTACGGAGCGTGTGGCTAAGGGAGACTTCATCCGGATGAAAGAGATTTCACTGTCGTATGACTTCCCGAAGACGTGGATAAACCGCTTGAAACTGTCTACTGCCTCTCTGAAACTTCAGGCTACCAATCTTTTCCTGATTTATGCGGATGACAAGCTCAACGGCCAGGACCCGGAGTTTTTCAATACCGGTGGAGTAGCTGTGCCTATGGCGAAACAGTTTACATTGACTTTACGATTAGGAATTTAA